From Onychostoma macrolepis isolate SWU-2019 chromosome 05, ASM1243209v1, whole genome shotgun sequence, one genomic window encodes:
- the bmpr1ba gene encoding bone morphogenetic protein receptor type-1B isoform X1 codes for MDLLRTCLRWVCVLVIGLLGLVEENLANVLDTMLLRNSGKVEERRETGSDAPALPQRFLWCYCYHHCPEDSTNNTCRTDGYCFTMVEEEGGAAVVTSGCLGLVGSEFQCRDTGNSKQRRALECCTDQDYCNRDLHPTLPPLRTPSYVVGDIHHIALLISVTVCSFILTFIIIFCYFRYKRHELAPRYSLGLHPDETFIPPGESLRDLIEQSQSSGSGSGLPLLVQRTIAKQIQMVTQIGKGRYGEVWMGRWRGEKVAVKVFFTTEEASWFRETEIYQTVLMRHENILGFIAADIKGTGSWTQLYLITDYHENGSLYDYLKCTTLDSRAMLRLAYSSVSGLCHLHTEIFGTQGKPAIAHRDLKSKNILVKRNGACCIADLGLAVKFISDTNEVDIPLNTRVGTKRFMAPEVLDETLNRNHFQSYIMADMYSFGLILWEIARRCVSGGIVEEYQLPYHDHVPNDPSYEDMREVVCIKRIRPSFPNRWSSDECLRQMGKLMTECWAHNPASRLTALRVKKTLAKMSESQDIKV; via the exons CTAACGTTCTGGACACCATGCTGCTGAGGAATTCTGGGAAGGTGGAAGAACGTCGGGAGACAGGAAGTGATGCGCCGGCTCTACCTCAGCGCTTCCTGTGGTGCTACTGTTACCATCACTGTCCGGAGGACTCCACTAATAACACGTGCAG GACGGACGGTTACTGCTTCACCATGGTGGAGGAAGAGGGTGGAGCGGCTGTGGTGACGTCAGGCTGTCTGGGTCTGGTAGGATCAGAGTTTCAGTGCCGA GACACGGGGAACTCTAAACAGCGGCGAGCGCTCGAGTGCTGCACAGATCAGGACTACTGTAACAGAGACCTACATCCAACACTGCCTCCTCTACGAACACCCA gtTACGTGGTGGGAGACATTCATCACATCGCTCTGCTAATCTCAGTGACGGTCTGTAGCTTCATCctcaccttcatcatcatcttctgtTACTTCAG GTATAAGCGTCACGAGTTAGCCCCGCGCTACAGCCTCGGCCTGCATCCGGACGAGACGTTCATTCCTCCGGGAGAATCCCTGCGGGATCTCATAGAGCAGTCCCAGAGCTCCGGCTCAGGGTCAGGACTCCCCCTGCTG GTGCAGCGCACTATAGCGAAGCAGATCCAGATGGTGACACAGATCGGGAAGGGCCGTTATGGAGAGGTGTGGATGGGGAGATGGAGGGGAGAGAAAGTGGCTGTGAAAGTCTTTTTCACCACAGAGGAGGCCAGCTGGttcagagagacagagatataTCAGACTGTCCTCATGAGACATGAGAATATACTCG GGTTCATAGCGGCCGACATTAAAGGCACGGGCTCGTGGACTCAACTCTACCTCATCACCGACTACCACGAGAATGGCTCTCTGTACGACTATCTGAAATGCACCACCCTGGACAGCCGGGCCATGCTGAGACTGGCCTACTCGTCCGTCTCCGGCCTCTGCCACCTTCACACGGAGATCTTCGGCACGCAGGGCAAACCGGCCATCGCCCACAGAGACCTGAAGAGCAAAAACATCCTGGTGAAGAGGAACGGCGCCTGCTGCATCGCTGACCTCGGCCTGGCCGTCAAGTTCATCAG CGACACTAATGAAGTGGACATCCCGCTGAACACACGCGTGGGCACCAAACGCTTCATGGCTCCTGAGGTTCTGGACGAGACTCTGAACAGGAACCATTTCCAGTCCTACATCATGGCCGACATGTATAGCTTCGGCCTCATACTGTGGGAGATCGCCCGCCGATGTGTGTCTGGAG GTATCGTAGAGGAGTATCAGCTGCCGTATCACGATCACGTTCCTAATGACCCGTCGTATGAAGACATGCGAGAGGTTGTGTGTATTAAGAGAATACGGCCATCTTTCCCTAACCGCTGGAGCAGTGATGAG TGTTTGAGGCAGATGGGGAAGCTCATGACAGAGTGTTGGGCTCATAATCCAGCCTCTCGTCTCACCGCCCTGCGTGTTAAAAAGACGCTGGCCAAGATGTCAGAGTCCCAGGACATTAAAGTCTGA
- the bmpr1ba gene encoding bone morphogenetic protein receptor type-1B isoform X2: MRDSNTFAANVLDTMLLRNSGKVEERRETGSDAPALPQRFLWCYCYHHCPEDSTNNTCRTDGYCFTMVEEEGGAAVVTSGCLGLVGSEFQCRDTGNSKQRRALECCTDQDYCNRDLHPTLPPLRTPSYVVGDIHHIALLISVTVCSFILTFIIIFCYFRYKRHELAPRYSLGLHPDETFIPPGESLRDLIEQSQSSGSGSGLPLLVQRTIAKQIQMVTQIGKGRYGEVWMGRWRGEKVAVKVFFTTEEASWFRETEIYQTVLMRHENILGFIAADIKGTGSWTQLYLITDYHENGSLYDYLKCTTLDSRAMLRLAYSSVSGLCHLHTEIFGTQGKPAIAHRDLKSKNILVKRNGACCIADLGLAVKFISDTNEVDIPLNTRVGTKRFMAPEVLDETLNRNHFQSYIMADMYSFGLILWEIARRCVSGGIVEEYQLPYHDHVPNDPSYEDMREVVCIKRIRPSFPNRWSSDECLRQMGKLMTECWAHNPASRLTALRVKKTLAKMSESQDIKV; this comes from the exons CTAACGTTCTGGACACCATGCTGCTGAGGAATTCTGGGAAGGTGGAAGAACGTCGGGAGACAGGAAGTGATGCGCCGGCTCTACCTCAGCGCTTCCTGTGGTGCTACTGTTACCATCACTGTCCGGAGGACTCCACTAATAACACGTGCAG GACGGACGGTTACTGCTTCACCATGGTGGAGGAAGAGGGTGGAGCGGCTGTGGTGACGTCAGGCTGTCTGGGTCTGGTAGGATCAGAGTTTCAGTGCCGA GACACGGGGAACTCTAAACAGCGGCGAGCGCTCGAGTGCTGCACAGATCAGGACTACTGTAACAGAGACCTACATCCAACACTGCCTCCTCTACGAACACCCA gtTACGTGGTGGGAGACATTCATCACATCGCTCTGCTAATCTCAGTGACGGTCTGTAGCTTCATCctcaccttcatcatcatcttctgtTACTTCAG GTATAAGCGTCACGAGTTAGCCCCGCGCTACAGCCTCGGCCTGCATCCGGACGAGACGTTCATTCCTCCGGGAGAATCCCTGCGGGATCTCATAGAGCAGTCCCAGAGCTCCGGCTCAGGGTCAGGACTCCCCCTGCTG GTGCAGCGCACTATAGCGAAGCAGATCCAGATGGTGACACAGATCGGGAAGGGCCGTTATGGAGAGGTGTGGATGGGGAGATGGAGGGGAGAGAAAGTGGCTGTGAAAGTCTTTTTCACCACAGAGGAGGCCAGCTGGttcagagagacagagatataTCAGACTGTCCTCATGAGACATGAGAATATACTCG GGTTCATAGCGGCCGACATTAAAGGCACGGGCTCGTGGACTCAACTCTACCTCATCACCGACTACCACGAGAATGGCTCTCTGTACGACTATCTGAAATGCACCACCCTGGACAGCCGGGCCATGCTGAGACTGGCCTACTCGTCCGTCTCCGGCCTCTGCCACCTTCACACGGAGATCTTCGGCACGCAGGGCAAACCGGCCATCGCCCACAGAGACCTGAAGAGCAAAAACATCCTGGTGAAGAGGAACGGCGCCTGCTGCATCGCTGACCTCGGCCTGGCCGTCAAGTTCATCAG CGACACTAATGAAGTGGACATCCCGCTGAACACACGCGTGGGCACCAAACGCTTCATGGCTCCTGAGGTTCTGGACGAGACTCTGAACAGGAACCATTTCCAGTCCTACATCATGGCCGACATGTATAGCTTCGGCCTCATACTGTGGGAGATCGCCCGCCGATGTGTGTCTGGAG GTATCGTAGAGGAGTATCAGCTGCCGTATCACGATCACGTTCCTAATGACCCGTCGTATGAAGACATGCGAGAGGTTGTGTGTATTAAGAGAATACGGCCATCTTTCCCTAACCGCTGGAGCAGTGATGAG TGTTTGAGGCAGATGGGGAAGCTCATGACAGAGTGTTGGGCTCATAATCCAGCCTCTCGTCTCACCGCCCTGCGTGTTAAAAAGACGCTGGCCAAGATGTCAGAGTCCCAGGACATTAAAGTCTGA
- the bmpr1ba gene encoding bone morphogenetic protein receptor type-1B isoform X3 — MLLRNSGKVEERRETGSDAPALPQRFLWCYCYHHCPEDSTNNTCRTDGYCFTMVEEEGGAAVVTSGCLGLVGSEFQCRDTGNSKQRRALECCTDQDYCNRDLHPTLPPLRTPSYVVGDIHHIALLISVTVCSFILTFIIIFCYFRYKRHELAPRYSLGLHPDETFIPPGESLRDLIEQSQSSGSGSGLPLLVQRTIAKQIQMVTQIGKGRYGEVWMGRWRGEKVAVKVFFTTEEASWFRETEIYQTVLMRHENILGFIAADIKGTGSWTQLYLITDYHENGSLYDYLKCTTLDSRAMLRLAYSSVSGLCHLHTEIFGTQGKPAIAHRDLKSKNILVKRNGACCIADLGLAVKFISDTNEVDIPLNTRVGTKRFMAPEVLDETLNRNHFQSYIMADMYSFGLILWEIARRCVSGGIVEEYQLPYHDHVPNDPSYEDMREVVCIKRIRPSFPNRWSSDECLRQMGKLMTECWAHNPASRLTALRVKKTLAKMSESQDIKV; from the exons ATGCTGCTGAGGAATTCTGGGAAGGTGGAAGAACGTCGGGAGACAGGAAGTGATGCGCCGGCTCTACCTCAGCGCTTCCTGTGGTGCTACTGTTACCATCACTGTCCGGAGGACTCCACTAATAACACGTGCAG GACGGACGGTTACTGCTTCACCATGGTGGAGGAAGAGGGTGGAGCGGCTGTGGTGACGTCAGGCTGTCTGGGTCTGGTAGGATCAGAGTTTCAGTGCCGA GACACGGGGAACTCTAAACAGCGGCGAGCGCTCGAGTGCTGCACAGATCAGGACTACTGTAACAGAGACCTACATCCAACACTGCCTCCTCTACGAACACCCA gtTACGTGGTGGGAGACATTCATCACATCGCTCTGCTAATCTCAGTGACGGTCTGTAGCTTCATCctcaccttcatcatcatcttctgtTACTTCAG GTATAAGCGTCACGAGTTAGCCCCGCGCTACAGCCTCGGCCTGCATCCGGACGAGACGTTCATTCCTCCGGGAGAATCCCTGCGGGATCTCATAGAGCAGTCCCAGAGCTCCGGCTCAGGGTCAGGACTCCCCCTGCTG GTGCAGCGCACTATAGCGAAGCAGATCCAGATGGTGACACAGATCGGGAAGGGCCGTTATGGAGAGGTGTGGATGGGGAGATGGAGGGGAGAGAAAGTGGCTGTGAAAGTCTTTTTCACCACAGAGGAGGCCAGCTGGttcagagagacagagatataTCAGACTGTCCTCATGAGACATGAGAATATACTCG GGTTCATAGCGGCCGACATTAAAGGCACGGGCTCGTGGACTCAACTCTACCTCATCACCGACTACCACGAGAATGGCTCTCTGTACGACTATCTGAAATGCACCACCCTGGACAGCCGGGCCATGCTGAGACTGGCCTACTCGTCCGTCTCCGGCCTCTGCCACCTTCACACGGAGATCTTCGGCACGCAGGGCAAACCGGCCATCGCCCACAGAGACCTGAAGAGCAAAAACATCCTGGTGAAGAGGAACGGCGCCTGCTGCATCGCTGACCTCGGCCTGGCCGTCAAGTTCATCAG CGACACTAATGAAGTGGACATCCCGCTGAACACACGCGTGGGCACCAAACGCTTCATGGCTCCTGAGGTTCTGGACGAGACTCTGAACAGGAACCATTTCCAGTCCTACATCATGGCCGACATGTATAGCTTCGGCCTCATACTGTGGGAGATCGCCCGCCGATGTGTGTCTGGAG GTATCGTAGAGGAGTATCAGCTGCCGTATCACGATCACGTTCCTAATGACCCGTCGTATGAAGACATGCGAGAGGTTGTGTGTATTAAGAGAATACGGCCATCTTTCCCTAACCGCTGGAGCAGTGATGAG TGTTTGAGGCAGATGGGGAAGCTCATGACAGAGTGTTGGGCTCATAATCCAGCCTCTCGTCTCACCGCCCTGCGTGTTAAAAAGACGCTGGCCAAGATGTCAGAGTCCCAGGACATTAAAGTCTGA